Proteins encoded by one window of Enterobacter pseudoroggenkampii:
- the yaiA gene encoding protein YaiA → MPTRPPYPREARIVTVEKGHTGHTVTWYQLRADHPKPDSLISEHETEQEALDAKRRYEDPDIT, encoded by the coding sequence ATGCCAACCAGACCTCCCTATCCGCGTGAAGCGCGCATTGTTACCGTTGAAAAAGGCCATACGGGTCATACCGTGACCTGGTATCAACTGCGTGCGGATCACCCAAAACCGGACTCGCTGATCAGTGAACACGAGACTGAGCAGGAAGCGCTGGATGCGAAACGGCGCTATGAAGATCCCGACATAACCTGA